Sequence from the Nocardia cyriacigeorgica GUH-2 genome:
GTTTTCGATCATAAGTCGAAAACCTGGTGTGGTGCGAATCGGCGGCGATGCCGGGGCGCACGAAGGAAGGAGCCATCATGGCGACGATGGGAGCTGAACTCGCCCCCGCACTGTTGGAGCGGGTCACCGACACCCCGTCGGGGTTCGCCGGGGTCGACGCGACACCCGAGTGGGCGAGCGAGGTCAAACGCCTGGCCAGGATGCGCAACGCGACGATCCTCGCGCACAACTACCAGCTGCCCGAGATCCAGGACGTGGCCGACCACGTCGGTGACTCGCTGGCGCTGTCGCGGATCGCGGCCGAGGCGCCCGAGGACACCATCGTGTTCTGCGGTGTGCACTTCATGGCCGAGACCGCCAAGATCCTCAGCCCGGACAAGACCGTCCTGATCCCGGATCAGCGCGCCGGCTGCTCGCTGGCCGATTCGATCACCGCCGACGAACTGCGCGAGTGGAAAGCCGAACATCCGGGCGCGGTCGTGGTGTCGTATGTGAACACCACCGCCGCGGTGAAGGCGCTCACCGACATCTGCTGCACCTCGTCCAACGCCGTCGACGTGGTCGCCTCCATCGACCCCGACCGCGAAGTGCTGTTCCTGCCCGACCAGTTTCTCGGCGCGCACGTCAAGCGCGTCACCGGCCGGGAGAACATGCACATCTGGGCCGGCGAATGCCACGTGCACGCCGGCATCAACGGCGACGAGCTGCAGGAGCAGGCGCGCACCCACCCCGACGCCGAGCTGTTCGTGCACCCCGAATGCGGCTGCGCGACCTCCGCGCTGTACCTGGCGGGCGAGGGTTCGTTCCCGGCCGACCGGGTGCACATCCTGTCCACCGGCGGCATGATCGACGCGGCCAAGGCGGCCAAGTCGAATCAGGTGCTGGTGGCCACCGAGGTCGGCATGCTGCACCAGCTGCGCAAGGCCGCACCGGGCATCGACTTCCAGGCCGTCAACGATCGTGCCGCCTGCAAGTACATGAAGATGATCACCCCGGCCGCCCTGCTGCGCAGCCTCGCCGAGAACACCGACGAGGTGCACGTCGACCCGGAAACCGCCGCCCTGGCCCGCAATTCGGTCCAGCGCATGATCGAGATCGGCAACCCCGGCGGCGGGGAGTGAACCGGTCCCGGCTCGGTGCCGGGAGTGCCCGGCCGTCGGCCGTCGCGCCGATCGTGCAGGCGCCGACCTCGCCGACGGGCCCGGCGGGCCCCGCTGACCTGCGGGGCCGCGGGCGAATCCACCTGGAGAAGAGATGAACGCGCCGGCTTTCGAGTGGACCGAGGACGCGGATTTCGTCGTCATCGGTGGCGGCGTCGCGGGACTGACCGCGGCCCGAGCCGCATCGCAGCGTGGTCTGCGGGTGCTGGTGCTGAGCAAGGGCGGTCCGACCGACACGTCGACCCAATACGCCCAGGGCGGCATCGCGGTGGTCGCGCCGCACGGCGATTCGGTCGAATCACATGTGCGTGACACAGTGGCAGCCGGTGGCGGGCTCTGCGATGTCGCGGCGGTCGAATCCATCGTCACGGGCGGGCAGGATGCTGTGGCCGCGCTGACGGACCTGGGTGCGGTCTTCGACCTCGGCCGCGACGGTCAGATCTCGCGCACCCGCGAGGGCGGGCACAGCACTCGCCGGATCATCCACGCCGGCGGCGACGCCACCGGCGCGGAGGTGCAGCGGGCGTTGAACGCGGCCGGGTTGCCGGTGCTGTTCCGTACCGCGGCGGTGCGGATCGTCACCGGTGAGCGCGGCGTGCGTGGGGTGATCGCGGTGTCCGGGCGCGGCATCGGTGCGGTGCACGCTCCGGCGGTGCTGCTGGCCACCGGTGGGCTCGGGCAGCTCTACGCGCTGAGCACCAATCCGCCCGGCGCCACCGCCGACGGCCTCGGGCTCGCCCTGTGGGCCGGTGCCGAGGTGGCCGACCTGGAATTCGTGCAGTTCCATCCGACGGTCCTGCACACCCCGGGCGGGCTCGGACGCAGGCCGTTGATCAGTGAGGCGGTGCGCGGTGAGGGCGCGGTGCTGGTCGATTCGCGGGGCGAGCCGGTGACGGCCGGGGTGCACCCGCTCGGTGATCTCGCGCCTCGGGACGTGGTCTCGCGGGCCATCGCCGACCGCATGCGACAGCTCGGTGAGGATCACGTGTACCTGGACGCGCGTGCCGTCGAGGACTTCACTCGTCGCTTCCCGACGATCACCGCGTCCTGCCTGGCGGCCGGGATCGACCCGCGCACCGACTTGATCCCCGTGGCGCCCGCCGCGCACTACCAGTGCGGTGGTGTCGTGACCGACGTCTGCGGCCGCACCTCGGTGCCGGGGCTGTACGCGGCGGGTGAGGTCGCGCGCACCGGCTTGCACGGGGCGAATCGCCTGGCTTCCAACAGCCTGCTGGAGGGGCTGGTGGTGGGCGAACGCGCGGGTGCCGCCGCGGTGACGCGCCTCGGCGAACCGACCGGCTTCGCGCCGGATGAGCACGTCGACGTTCCCTCGGCGCCTCGAGAGCTCGTGCAGCAGATGATGACCACCCATGCCGCGGTGGTCCGCGATGCTGCCGGACTGACGACGGCAACCGAGGTCCTCGAGCGGGCGGTGCGCAGCGTGGATCCTGCTGGGCCGGTCGTGATCGGCGCGGATGCCACTGCACCCGGCCAACCCGCGACCGTTCCTGACGCCGCATCGCTGACCGCGCGTATCGCCGCCTTCGAAGACGCAGCCCTCACTGTCACCGCACGGGCGCTGTTGCTGGCGGCGGCGGCGCGGCGGGAGAGCCGTGGCTGCCACACCCGCTCGGACCATCCGGCGCCGGACGAGACCGCCCGCCACAGCACCGCGATCCGCCTGGCCCCCGACGGCACCCCGCACCTCACCCCGCTGACGGTGCCCGTCACCACCGGATGACGTCGCCGAGAGTTACATGGCCGAGGCGAAACGCGAGAAGACCTCTCGGCCATGTAGCGCTCGCCGACCAGAGACATGAGAGTAGGGAGTTCGTGATGGGATTGGATGTGGGTTTGGGGCGCGAGGAAGTGCTCGCGTTGATCCGGACCGCTTTGGATGAGGACCTGCGGTACGGACCCGACGTCACGACCGTGGCGACCGTTCCCGAGGACGCCGTGGTGAAGGCGTCGGTGGTGTCGCGGCAGCCGGGGACGGTCGCCGGGATCGACGTGGGGCTGCTGGTGCTCGATGAGGTCATCGGCGCGGGCAACTACGAGGTCGCCGAGCGGGTGGCCGACGGAACCCGGGTGACGCCGGGGCAGACGGTGCTGGGCATCGTCGCTCCGACGCGCGGGCTGCTCACCGCCGAACGCACCATGCTCAACCTGATGTGCCACCTGTCCGGCATCGCCACCGCCACCGCCGCGTGGGTGGACGCGGTGTTCGGCACCGACTGCCGGATCCGCGACAGCCGCAAGACCCTGCCGGGCCTGCGCGCACTCCAGAAGTACGCGGTGCGCGTGGGTGGCGGGGTGAATCACCGGATGGGTCTCGGCGATGCGGCGCTGATCAAGGACAACCACGTCGTCGCGGCCGGTTCGGTGGTCGAGGCTTTGCGCGCGGTGCGCGAACTCGCCCCGGACATCGAATGCGAGGTCGAGGTCGACAGCCTCGAACAGCTCGACGCGGTACTGGCCGAGGACGTGCAACTGGTCCTGCTCGACAACTTCCCGCTCTGGCAGACCCAGGCCGCAGTGCAGCGCCGCAACGCCAAGTCACCGGACACGAAGCTGGAATCCTCCGGCGGGCTGACCCTCGATGTGGCCGCCGACTACGCCCGTACCGGCGTCGATTACCTCGCCGTCGGCGCCCTGACGCACTCGGTGACCGTGCTGGATCTCGGCCTGGACATGTAGGTCCCCCGCCGGCCGGGTGCTGCGCCACTCAGTGCACAGCAGCCGCCGACTCGCCCCAGAACTCTTTGCGCAGTTCGCGTTTGAGGATCTTGCCCGCTCCCGACACGGGTAGCGCGTCCACGAACGCGACGCTGCGCGGGATCTTGTAGTTCGCGATCAGGCTCTTGCAGTGCTCACGCACGTCGTTGTCGTCGAGTTCGGCGCCCGGCTGCAACACGATGACCGCGTGCACCCGCTCGCCCCACTGGTCGTCCGGTACCCCGATCACCGCGCACGCGGCGACGGACGGGTGTGCGGCCACGGCGTTTTCGACTTCCACCGAATACACGTTCTCGCCGCCGGTGATGATCATGTCCTTGATCCGGTCGACGATGAACACATAGCCCTGTTCGTCCATCCGGCCGCCGTCGCCGGTATGCATCCAGCCGTCGCGGATCGCCTCGGCGGTCGCCTCGGGCTTGTTCCAGTAGCCGAGCATCACGTTGTCGCCGCGTGCGACCACCTCGCCGACCTCGCCGCGCGGCACTTCCGTACCGGTCTCGTCGACGATGCGGACCTCCACGTGCGGCGCCGCCCGTCCGGCCGAGCGGCGCAATTCCGGGCGCAGGTGGTCGGCCGGGGAGAGCAGTGTGGCGATCGGGGAGAGTTCGGTCATGCCGTAGGCCTGGGTGAAGCCCGCGTCGGGGAACGTCGCCATGGCCCGTTCCAGCACGGCCTCCGAAATCGGTGAGGCGCCGTAGACCAGGTGCCGCACACTGCTGAGGTCATGCGAGGCGGCGGCCGGATCGTCGACCAGCATCTGGATCATGGTCGGCACCAGCAGCGCGTCGGTGACCCGGTGCCGGGCAATGGCTTCCAGCACGCCCGCGGGCGTGAAGGCCGGGACGAACACATGCGTCGCGTCGGCCAGGTTCCCGCAGGTCCACAGCGCGAAATCGGCGAGATGGAACATCGGCGCCGCGTGCAACAGCCTGCCGCCGCGGGAGAGCACATGACCGGTGGACAGCGAGCCCAGTGCCGAGGTGACCAGATTGTCGTGGCTGAGCATGACGCCCTTGGGATGTCCGGTGGTGCCGCCGGTGTAGAAGACGCCGAGCAGGGTGTCGCCGCCGGTGCGGGTATCGGGGACGGGGTCGTGGCCGGCGAGGAGTTCTTCGTAGGCGAGCGCGTCCGGCGGAGTCTGGCCGTCGCCGATGAAGATCACCGTGCGCAGCCGGTCGAAGGCGGCGCGAATCGGCGCGATCATCGGCGCGAACGCATCGTCGACCAGCAGCACGGTGGTGTCGGAATCCTGCAGGGAGTAGACGATCTCCGCGACGCTCCAGCGGATGTTGACCGGGTTGGCGACCGCGCCCAGCCACGGTACCGCCAGGTAGTACTCGTGGTAGCGGTCGCTGTTCAAGGCCAGGATCCCCACCCGCTCGCCCCGCTGCACACCGAGCGCCTGCAGGGCGCCGGCCAACCGCGCGACCCGATCCGCCGATTCGGCGACGGTGCGCACCCGGTCGCCGCAGATCGTGGCGATATCGCCGGGCCGCTGCTGTAGCGCGCGATGCAGGGATTGCGTGAGGTACATCGGGTCCTCCTGAAGAGATTGGCCGGTCTGCGACCTAGGTCACAGCTACGAGTGTAAGTGAACTGCTGATAGGTGTAAATGGCCTCTATCGACGTAGTCAACGCTTCAAACCGGTATTGACAAGAGCGGCAGGGCTAGTGCAACCATGTAAGTGAATTCCAAATAGTTGATTGGAGAAGCGCTTATGGGTGCGACCACCCTCGTCGCCGGCGTCGGGATGATCCCGTTCACCACCCCGCGCACGAGCCAGACCTACGACGTGATGGGTGAACGCGCGGTCCGCGCCGCACTCGCCGATGCCGGCGTCGACTACACCGCGATCCAGCAGGCCTACGCGGGCTACGTCTACGGAGATTCCACCTCCGGCCAGGCCGCCCTGTACAGGGTCGGTGTCACCGGCATCCCGGTGGTCAACGTCAACAACAACTGCTCCACCGGTTCGTCGGCGCTGTTCCTGGCCCGGCAGGCGATCGAGCACGGGGTCGCGGACGTGGTGCTCGCGGTCGGTTTCGAGCAGATGCAGCGCGGCGCGCTGACCATGTCCTACACCGATCGGCCGAGCCCGTTCGACAGCTTCGGCGCGGTCGTCGACCGCCTCCAGGGCGGCAGCGACGCACCGTTCGCGGCGCAGTACTTCGGCGGTGCGGGCCGTGAGTACGCCGACAAGTACGGCATGGACCCGGCGGTGTTCGCCCAGATCGCGGTGAAGGCCCGCAAGCACGCGGCCAACAACCCGTACGCGGTGTTCCGCGACCCGGTGACCGCCGAGCAGGTGCTGGCCGCACCACAGATCTACGGTCCGCTGACCCGATTGCAGTGCTGCCCGCCGACCTGCGGAGCGGCCGCGGCCGTGCTGGTCAGCGAGGAGTACGCCCGCAAGCACGGCCTGCGCCGCGACGTCGCGATCGCCGCGCAGGCCATGACCACCGACGGTCCCGCGACCTTCGACAGCGACTCGATGATGAACATCGTCGGCGCCGATATGGCCCGCTCCGCCGCACAGCAGGTATACGAGCGGGCGGGTATCGGACCCGAAGACATCCGCGTGGTCGAACTGCACGACTGCTTCACCACCAACGAACTGCTCACCTATGAAGCGCTCGGGCTCACCCCGGAGGGGACGGCCGAGAAGTTCATCGCCGACGGGGACAACACCTACGGCGGCCGGGTGGTCACCAACCCGTCGGGCGGGCTGCTGTCGAAGGGCCATCCGCTGGGCGCGACCGGTCTGGCGCAGTGCGCGGAACTGGTCTGGCAGCTGCGCGGCCAGGCCGAGCAGCGTCAGGTCGAGGATGTGCGGGTCGGCCTGCAACACAACATCGGACTCGGCGGCGCTGCCGTCGTCACCCTGTACCAGAAAGTGGGCTGAGGTATGCCACTCGACCCCGCCGTCATCGGCACCGAGCTACCGCCGTCGACGCTCACCGTCGACGCCGGACGACTGCGATTCCTCGCCAAGGCCATCGGCGAGACCAACCCGGTCTTCACCGACGATGCCGCGGCGAAAGCCGCAGGCCACCAATCGCTTCCGGTGCCGCCGACGTTCCTGTTCTCGATCGAACTGGAGCAGCCCGACCCGTTCGCGTGGATGGCGCGACTGGGCGTGGACCTGCGCACCGTGCTGCACGGTGAGCAGCGGTTCGACTACCACTCGGTGGCCCACGCCGGTGACACGCTCACCGCCCGGCCGCGCATCGTCGACATCTACAGCAAGAAGGGCGGTGCGCTCGAGTTCGTGGTGAAACAGACCGACGTCACCCGAGCCGACGGCACCGCCGTCGCCGAACTGACCTCGGTGATCGTCATCCGCAATCCGGGAGCCGCCGCATGAGCCTGCCCACCACCGAGATCGCCGTCGGTACCGAACTCCCCGCACTGGCGGTCGGACCCATCACCCGCACCACGCTCGCGTTGTTCGCGGGCGCCTCCGGCGACCACAATCCGATGCACATCGACATCGACGTCGCGCGGTCGGCCGGCCTCGACGACGTCTTCGCCCACGGCATGCTGTCGATGGCCTACCTCGGCCGCATCCTCACCGATTGGGTAGCGCCCGAACGCATCCGGTCGTTCGGCGTGCGCTTCGGCGCGATCACTCCGGTCGGGGCCGAACCCACCGCGACCGCCACCGTCGCCGCGATCGAAGACGTCGACGGTGAGTCCCGCGCCCACCTCGACCTCGCGATCACGCTGCCCGACGGCACCGTCACCCTCACCGGCACAGCCGTCATCGCCCTCTGACACCCGCACACAAGGACATTCACCATGGGAAATCTGGACAACAAGGTCGCCATCGTCTCCGGTTCCGGCCGCGGCATCGGCCGCGAGATCGCACTGAAGTTCGCCGCGCAGGGGGCGCGGGTGGTCGTCAACGATCTCGATGCCGAACCGGCGAAGGAGACCGTCGCCGCCATCGAGGCCGCGGGCGGTCAGGCCGTGGCGGTGCCGGGCAGCGTCACCGACGAGGACTTCGCGCAGCGGTTCGTCTCCGCCGCCGTCGACACCTATGGCGGGCTCGACATCATCGTCAACAATGCCGGCTACACCTGGGATTCGGTGATCCAGAAGATGACCGACGAACAGTGGGATGCCATCCTCGACGTGCACCTCAAGGCGCCGTTTCGCATCTTGCGGGCCGCCCAGCCGGTGATCGCGGGGCTGGTGAAGCAGGCCAAGGAAGCGGGCGAGGCGGTGCCGTGCCGCAAGGTGGTCAATATTTCGTCGATGGCGGGCACCGGAGGCAATGCAGGTCAGTCGAATTACTCCGCGGCCAAAGCCGGTGTGCTCGGCCTGACCAAGACCCTGTCGAAGGAATGGGGCCGCTACAACGTCACCGTCAACGCGGTCGCGTTCGGGCTCATCAAGACCCGGCTCACCGAGGCGCCGGCCGACGGCAGCTCCACCATCGACGTGCAGGGCCGGGAGCTGAAGGTGGGCGTCAATCCGGATCTGCTGGCGGCGATGGAACGGTCGATCCCGCTGGGCCGGGCGGGCACACCGGCCGAGGCGGCCGGCGCGGTGTATCTGCTGTGCACCCCGGAATCCGACTACATCAGCGGCCAGACCCTGCTCTGTGGTGGCGGGTTCAACGTCTGATCTCGCCGCGGTGGGCCGCGCTGTCCGAGCCGGCGGCCCGCTCGCAGTACCCTTGCCCGGACGATGCAGGAGGAGCAGACAGTGACCGCGAGCCGAGCCGACCCCACGCCGGTATCCCGGCCGGCTCGCGGTACCCGTCCGGCCAACCGGCGCAGCCTGATCATCGCCGCGGCGGCCGATCTGTACTTCCGGCACGGCTACGCCGGTGTGTCGATGCGCGATGTCGCCGACGCGGTCGCGATCGGACCGTCGGCGTTGTATCGCCACTTCACCGGCAAGCATGACCTGCTGCATGCCGTGGTCGCCGACGCGCTCACCACGGTGGACGCCGCGCTCGACGGCCTGCTGAGCGATCCGAGCGCTGATCCGGCCGTCGTCCTGGCCGAAACCATGCTCGAGCATCGTGGCGTCGGCGTCCTCTGGCATGCCGAAGCCCGGCATCTGAGCGCCGAAGCGCGCACCGAGCTGCGCCATCAGTTGCGCGGCATCGGCGCGCGGCTGGCCGAGATCCTGCGCCGCGGCCGTC
This genomic interval carries:
- a CDS encoding long-chain-fatty-acid--CoA ligase, producing MYLTQSLHRALQQRPGDIATICGDRVRTVAESADRVARLAGALQALGVQRGERVGILALNSDRYHEYYLAVPWLGAVANPVNIRWSVAEIVYSLQDSDTTVLLVDDAFAPMIAPIRAAFDRLRTVIFIGDGQTPPDALAYEELLAGHDPVPDTRTGGDTLLGVFYTGGTTGHPKGVMLSHDNLVTSALGSLSTGHVLSRGGRLLHAAPMFHLADFALWTCGNLADATHVFVPAFTPAGVLEAIARHRVTDALLVPTMIQMLVDDPAAASHDLSSVRHLVYGASPISEAVLERAMATFPDAGFTQAYGMTELSPIATLLSPADHLRPELRRSAGRAAPHVEVRIVDETGTEVPRGEVGEVVARGDNVMLGYWNKPEATAEAIRDGWMHTGDGGRMDEQGYVFIVDRIKDMIITGGENVYSVEVENAVAAHPSVAACAVIGVPDDQWGERVHAVIVLQPGAELDDNDVREHCKSLIANYKIPRSVAFVDALPVSGAGKILKRELRKEFWGESAAAVH
- the nadA gene encoding quinolinate synthase NadA, whose translation is MATMGAELAPALLERVTDTPSGFAGVDATPEWASEVKRLARMRNATILAHNYQLPEIQDVADHVGDSLALSRIAAEAPEDTIVFCGVHFMAETAKILSPDKTVLIPDQRAGCSLADSITADELREWKAEHPGAVVVSYVNTTAAVKALTDICCTSSNAVDVVASIDPDREVLFLPDQFLGAHVKRVTGRENMHIWAGECHVHAGINGDELQEQARTHPDAELFVHPECGCATSALYLAGEGSFPADRVHILSTGGMIDAAKAAKSNQVLVATEVGMLHQLRKAAPGIDFQAVNDRAACKYMKMITPAALLRSLAENTDEVHVDPETAALARNSVQRMIEIGNPGGGE
- a CDS encoding MaoC family dehydratase N-terminal domain-containing protein codes for the protein MPLDPAVIGTELPPSTLTVDAGRLRFLAKAIGETNPVFTDDAAAKAAGHQSLPVPPTFLFSIELEQPDPFAWMARLGVDLRTVLHGEQRFDYHSVAHAGDTLTARPRIVDIYSKKGGALEFVVKQTDVTRADGTAVAELTSVIVIRNPGAAA
- the nadC gene encoding carboxylating nicotinate-nucleotide diphosphorylase, whose translation is MGLDVGLGREEVLALIRTALDEDLRYGPDVTTVATVPEDAVVKASVVSRQPGTVAGIDVGLLVLDEVIGAGNYEVAERVADGTRVTPGQTVLGIVAPTRGLLTAERTMLNLMCHLSGIATATAAWVDAVFGTDCRIRDSRKTLPGLRALQKYAVRVGGGVNHRMGLGDAALIKDNHVVAAGSVVEALRAVRELAPDIECEVEVDSLEQLDAVLAEDVQLVLLDNFPLWQTQAAVQRRNAKSPDTKLESSGGLTLDVAADYARTGVDYLAVGALTHSVTVLDLGLDM
- a CDS encoding lipid-transfer protein; translation: MGATTLVAGVGMIPFTTPRTSQTYDVMGERAVRAALADAGVDYTAIQQAYAGYVYGDSTSGQAALYRVGVTGIPVVNVNNNCSTGSSALFLARQAIEHGVADVVLAVGFEQMQRGALTMSYTDRPSPFDSFGAVVDRLQGGSDAPFAAQYFGGAGREYADKYGMDPAVFAQIAVKARKHAANNPYAVFRDPVTAEQVLAAPQIYGPLTRLQCCPPTCGAAAAVLVSEEYARKHGLRRDVAIAAQAMTTDGPATFDSDSMMNIVGADMARSAAQQVYERAGIGPEDIRVVELHDCFTTNELLTYEALGLTPEGTAEKFIADGDNTYGGRVVTNPSGGLLSKGHPLGATGLAQCAELVWQLRGQAEQRQVEDVRVGLQHNIGLGGAAVVTLYQKVG
- a CDS encoding SDR family NAD(P)-dependent oxidoreductase, which translates into the protein MGNLDNKVAIVSGSGRGIGREIALKFAAQGARVVVNDLDAEPAKETVAAIEAAGGQAVAVPGSVTDEDFAQRFVSAAVDTYGGLDIIVNNAGYTWDSVIQKMTDEQWDAILDVHLKAPFRILRAAQPVIAGLVKQAKEAGEAVPCRKVVNISSMAGTGGNAGQSNYSAAKAGVLGLTKTLSKEWGRYNVTVNAVAFGLIKTRLTEAPADGSSTIDVQGRELKVGVNPDLLAAMERSIPLGRAGTPAEAAGAVYLLCTPESDYISGQTLLCGGGFNV
- a CDS encoding MaoC/PaaZ C-terminal domain-containing protein — translated: MSLPTTEIAVGTELPALAVGPITRTTLALFAGASGDHNPMHIDIDVARSAGLDDVFAHGMLSMAYLGRILTDWVAPERIRSFGVRFGAITPVGAEPTATATVAAIEDVDGESRAHLDLAITLPDGTVTLTGTAVIAL
- a CDS encoding L-aspartate oxidase; translated protein: MNAPAFEWTEDADFVVIGGGVAGLTAARAASQRGLRVLVLSKGGPTDTSTQYAQGGIAVVAPHGDSVESHVRDTVAAGGGLCDVAAVESIVTGGQDAVAALTDLGAVFDLGRDGQISRTREGGHSTRRIIHAGGDATGAEVQRALNAAGLPVLFRTAAVRIVTGERGVRGVIAVSGRGIGAVHAPAVLLATGGLGQLYALSTNPPGATADGLGLALWAGAEVADLEFVQFHPTVLHTPGGLGRRPLISEAVRGEGAVLVDSRGEPVTAGVHPLGDLAPRDVVSRAIADRMRQLGEDHVYLDARAVEDFTRRFPTITASCLAAGIDPRTDLIPVAPAAHYQCGGVVTDVCGRTSVPGLYAAGEVARTGLHGANRLASNSLLEGLVVGERAGAAAVTRLGEPTGFAPDEHVDVPSAPRELVQQMMTTHAAVVRDAAGLTTATEVLERAVRSVDPAGPVVIGADATAPGQPATVPDAASLTARIAAFEDAALTVTARALLLAAAARRESRGCHTRSDHPAPDETARHSTAIRLAPDGTPHLTPLTVPVTTG